Proteins encoded within one genomic window of Variovorax sp. OAS795:
- the tilS gene encoding tRNA lysidine(34) synthetase TilS yields MNEAFERAMAAFEPAHLPLAVGFSGGADSTALLAACASVWPGQVVAFHVHHGLQAAADDFERHCAEVCERLGVPLVVHRVDARHAPGDSPEDAARRARYQAFATMARAGAAGGAIQSVALGHHADDQVETLLLALSRGAGLPGLASMPACARRHGLDLYRPLLAVPGADIRAWLKDLDLPWIEDPTNENERYTRNRIRAVLLPALARTFPQFRTTFARSIGHAAQAQELLGELAAQDLAAVGDPPRTGALQALSRARQANVLRHWLMQAHGCAPSAAQLDQLLDQVRACTTRGHRIHLKVGNGFIERRGDFLHWYNYGPSPKASR; encoded by the coding sequence ATGAACGAAGCCTTCGAACGCGCGATGGCCGCGTTCGAGCCGGCGCATCTGCCGCTGGCGGTGGGCTTCAGCGGCGGCGCGGATTCCACGGCCCTCCTGGCCGCCTGCGCTTCCGTGTGGCCGGGGCAGGTGGTGGCTTTCCACGTGCACCATGGCCTGCAGGCCGCAGCCGACGATTTCGAACGGCATTGCGCTGAAGTATGCGAACGGCTCGGTGTGCCGCTGGTGGTGCACCGCGTCGATGCCAGGCATGCGCCTGGCGACAGCCCCGAAGATGCGGCGCGACGCGCCCGCTACCAGGCCTTTGCAACGATGGCCCGCGCGGGCGCAGCGGGCGGAGCCATCCAGTCGGTCGCTCTCGGGCACCATGCCGACGACCAGGTCGAAACGCTCTTGCTGGCCTTGTCCAGGGGCGCCGGGCTTCCGGGCCTGGCTTCGATGCCCGCGTGTGCACGGCGCCACGGACTCGACCTTTACCGGCCGCTGCTGGCCGTGCCCGGCGCGGACATCCGCGCGTGGCTCAAGGATCTCGACCTGCCGTGGATCGAGGATCCGACCAACGAGAACGAGCGCTACACCCGCAACCGGATCCGCGCCGTGCTGCTGCCCGCGCTGGCGCGCACATTTCCCCAGTTCCGCACCACCTTCGCGCGCAGCATCGGCCATGCGGCGCAGGCGCAGGAGCTGCTGGGCGAACTCGCCGCGCAAGACCTTGCCGCGGTGGGCGATCCGCCGCGCACGGGCGCCCTGCAGGCGCTTTCGCGCGCGCGGCAGGCCAACGTGCTGCGGCACTGGCTCATGCAGGCGCACGGCTGCGCGCCGAGCGCGGCGCAGCTCGACCAACTGCTGGACCAGGTTCGCGCCTGCACCACGCGCGGCCATCGGATCCACCTCAAAGTGGGCAACGGTTTCATCGAGCGCAGGGGCGATTTCCTGCATTGGTACAATTACGGGCCCTCGCCCAAGGCTTCGCGCTGA
- a CDS encoding aspartate kinase encodes MALIVHKYGGTSMGSTERIKNVAKRVAKWARAGHQMIVVPSAMSGETNRLLGLAKELAPSKSSEAHGRELDMLASTGEQASSALLAIALQAEGMEAVSYAGWQVSVRTDNSYTKARIESIDDERVRADLDAGKVVVITGFQGVDDSGNITTLGRGGSDTSAVAIAAAMKAHECLIYTDVDGVYTTDPRVEPDARRLSTVSFEEMLEMASLGSKVLQIRSVEFAGKYKVPLRVLSSFTPWDIDINEEAKSGTLITFEEDENMEQAVVSGIAFNRDEAKISVLGVPDKPGIAYHILGAVADANIEVDVIIQNLSKDGRTDFSFTVHRNEYAKTVDLLRSKVMPSLGATEIVGDTKICKVSIVGIGMRSHVGVASKMFRVLSEEGINIQMISTSEIKTSVVIDEKYMELAVRALHKAFDLDQPAA; translated from the coding sequence ATGGCATTGATCGTTCACAAATACGGCGGTACGTCGATGGGCTCGACCGAGCGCATCAAGAATGTCGCCAAGCGCGTCGCCAAGTGGGCGCGCGCCGGCCACCAGATGATCGTGGTCCCGAGTGCCATGAGCGGCGAGACCAACCGCCTGCTCGGCCTGGCCAAGGAACTGGCGCCGAGCAAATCCAGCGAGGCCCATGGCCGCGAGCTCGACATGCTCGCTTCCACCGGCGAACAGGCCTCGTCGGCGCTGCTGGCCATTGCGCTCCAGGCCGAAGGCATGGAAGCCGTGAGCTACGCGGGCTGGCAGGTGTCGGTGCGCACCGACAACTCGTACACCAAGGCCCGCATCGAAAGCATCGATGACGAGCGCGTGCGCGCCGACCTGGACGCGGGCAAGGTGGTCGTCATCACCGGCTTCCAGGGTGTGGACGACAGCGGCAACATCACCACGCTCGGCCGTGGCGGCAGCGACACCTCGGCCGTCGCCATTGCGGCCGCCATGAAGGCGCACGAGTGCCTGATCTACACCGACGTGGACGGTGTCTACACCACCGACCCGCGCGTGGAACCCGATGCGCGGCGCCTCTCGACCGTGAGCTTCGAAGAGATGCTCGAAATGGCGAGCCTGGGCTCCAAGGTGCTGCAAATCCGCTCGGTCGAATTTGCCGGCAAGTACAAGGTTCCGCTGCGCGTGCTCTCGAGCTTCACGCCATGGGACATCGACATCAATGAAGAGGCCAAGTCCGGCACGCTGATCACTTTCGAGGAAGACGAAAACATGGAACAAGCCGTCGTATCCGGCATCGCTTTCAACCGCGACGAGGCCAAGATCTCGGTGCTCGGCGTGCCCGACAAGCCGGGCATCGCGTATCACATCCTCGGTGCGGTGGCGGACGCCAACATCGAGGTCGACGTGATCATCCAGAACCTCAGCAAGGACGGCCGCACCGACTTCAGCTTTACCGTGCATCGCAACGAGTATGCGAAGACCGTCGACCTGCTCCGTTCGAAGGTCATGCCCTCGCTGGGCGCGACCGAGATCGTGGGCGACACCAAGATCTGCAAGGTCAGCATCGTCGGCATCGGCATGCGCAGCCACGTCGGCGTGGCCAGCAAGATGTTCCGCGTGCTGAGCGAAGAGGGCATCAACATCCAGATGATTTCGACCAGCGAGATCAAGACCTCGGTTGTCATCGACGAAAAATATATGGAATTGGCCGTGCGCGCATTGCACAAAGCCTTCGATCTGGATCAACCGGCCGCCTGA